A single region of the Silene latifolia isolate original U9 population chromosome 8, ASM4854445v1, whole genome shotgun sequence genome encodes:
- the LOC141595148 gene encoding codeine O-demethylase-like produces MASQSPLTMKFEVPTPPAEVVSKISEKEITEKYIYSSGTKQENSSLPYMDPALVDFQLLLHSDEEHQKFGSLINSWGCFQLVNHGITSSKLDQVIQVCKDFFALPVEEKQKYIQVPGQLEGWGGDTMSKDQNLNWNNRFLLFIYPVEQRNPKFWPDESLSKFREIVEDYAADLRKIFEVVCKAISKLLNLEEDNLLNEYAKDGIMGFRVNHYPSCPFPDKVVGLKAHSDVHILTFLLQDKEVEGLHVEKDGQWYKVPIVPGALVINTADMLEILTNGKVKSVYHRAVVDGTRERISLACGFGPPQNTEIGPLNELITEETPKLYKTDSNYVMTAVSNYALGNRTIDTMKIHRSSNI; encoded by the exons ATGGCTTCACAATCACCCCTTACAATGAAATTTGAAGTACCAACACCACCAGCTGAAGTGGTGAGTAAAATAAGTGAAAAGGAAATCACAGAAAAATATATCTACAGTTCAGGCACAAAGCAAGAGAACTCGTCGCTTCCTTACATGGATCCAGCCTTAGTTGATTTTCAATTACTTTTACATTCCGACGAAGAACATCAAAAATTTGGGTCACTTATCAATTCTTGGGGTTGTTTTCAG TTGGTAAATCATGGCATAACAAGCTCTAAACTTGATCAAGTAATTCAAGTCTGCAAAGATTTTTTCGCGTTACCCGTAGAAGAGAAGCAAAAGTACATTCAAGTTCCAGGCCAGTTAGAGGGATGGGGAGGTGACACAATGTCTAAGGATCAGAATTTGAATTGGAATAACAGATTCCTCCTATTTATTTACCCGGTAGAACAAAGAAATCCCAAGTTTTGGCCTGATGAAAGCCTATCTAAATTCAG GGAAATAGTTGAAGACTATGCTGCGGATTTAAGAAAAATATTTGAAGTGGTCTGTAAAGCCATCTCTAAATTATTGAACTTGGAGGAGGACAACTTATTAAACGAGTATGCAAAAGATGGGATAATGGGTTTCAGAGTAAACCATTATCCTTCATGTCCATTCCCAGACAAAGTAGTTGGCCTAAAAGCACATTCTGATGTGCATATATTAACCTTTTTGTTGCAAGACAAAGAGGTTGAAGGACTCCATGTTGAGAAAGATGGCCAATGGTATAAAGTACCAATAGTTCCTGGTGCCCTTGTCATTAATACTGCTGATATGTTGGAG ATTTTGACTAATGGCAAGGTAAAGAGTGTTTATCATAGGGCTGTGGTTGATGGAACGAGAGAAAGGATTTCTTTAGCGTGTGGATTTGGTCCACCACAAAATACAGAAATTGGGCCGTTGAATGAACTTATTACTGAAGAGACACCCAAACTTTACAAGACTGACTCAAATTATGTGATGACTGCCGTCTCTAATTATGCACTTGGTAATAGAACCATCGACACTATGAAAATTCATAGATCTTCCAATATATAA